In Micromonospora sp. WMMA1363, a genomic segment contains:
- a CDS encoding HAMP domain-containing sensor histidine kinase: protein MSVVQQAKVGLRGVPLRVKLVVAVLALVALALLVISSLTAYLLRSYLVGQVDAELRGSARNLQVEGIQGVVSAQPSGKLGFPTDYLLVFEHAGTGQLVAVFDGQRFTAADLPRLPAQTEEFARLGGAPHTVPAQSSHTRWRVLYTELPGGEWVAIGQHLTDVDKAVKRLVWIDILVGTSVLILLASIGAAIVRTSLKPLVQIEQTAAAIAGGDLTRRVPDPEAGQEHPTSELGRLARTLNAMLTQIEAAFTARAASEAAARAAELTARDAAANARASEARARRSEERMRQFVADASHELRTPLTTIRGFAELYRQGAARAPEQTADLLRRVEDEAARMGLLVEDLLLLARLDRERPLTLAPVELPVLATDAVEAARAVAPGRRIELEIVSGSGPLVVYGDDARLRQVIGNLMTNALRHTPTDASVTLRLRSEPGNLAVVEVADTGPGLSPEQAERVFERFYRADAARTRRAGDSTSTGLGLAIVAALVAAHHGTVEVDDTPGGGATFRVRLPLVPGADGDDV, encoded by the coding sequence GTGAGCGTCGTCCAACAGGCGAAGGTCGGGCTGCGCGGCGTCCCGCTCCGGGTCAAGCTGGTCGTGGCGGTTCTCGCCCTCGTCGCCCTCGCGCTGTTGGTCATCAGCTCCCTGACCGCGTACCTCCTCCGCAGCTACCTGGTCGGCCAGGTCGACGCCGAGCTGAGGGGATCTGCGCGCAATCTTCAGGTGGAGGGAATCCAGGGGGTGGTAAGCGCGCAGCCATCCGGCAAATTGGGCTTCCCGACGGACTACCTGCTGGTCTTCGAACACGCGGGAACCGGTCAGCTGGTGGCGGTGTTCGACGGGCAACGTTTCACCGCCGCCGACCTGCCGCGTCTACCCGCGCAAACCGAGGAGTTCGCGCGGCTCGGGGGTGCACCGCACACTGTCCCGGCGCAGAGCAGCCACACCCGTTGGCGCGTCCTCTACACGGAGCTGCCCGGCGGAGAGTGGGTGGCGATCGGGCAGCACCTCACCGACGTGGACAAGGCCGTGAAGCGGTTGGTGTGGATCGACATCCTGGTCGGCACGTCGGTGCTGATCCTGCTCGCGTCGATCGGCGCGGCGATCGTCCGGACCAGCCTGAAGCCGCTGGTGCAGATCGAACAGACCGCCGCCGCCATCGCCGGCGGCGACCTTACCCGCCGGGTTCCCGACCCGGAGGCGGGGCAGGAACATCCCACCTCGGAGCTGGGACGGCTGGCCCGCACGCTCAACGCGATGCTGACCCAGATCGAGGCGGCGTTCACCGCCCGAGCCGCCTCGGAGGCCGCCGCCCGGGCCGCGGAGTTGACCGCTCGGGACGCCGCGGCGAACGCCCGCGCCTCCGAGGCCCGGGCCCGGCGCTCCGAGGAGCGGATGCGGCAGTTCGTCGCGGACGCGTCGCACGAGCTGCGGACCCCGCTGACAACCATCCGGGGCTTCGCCGAGCTGTACCGGCAGGGCGCCGCGCGCGCCCCCGAGCAGACCGCCGACCTGCTGCGCCGGGTCGAAGACGAGGCGGCCCGGATGGGGCTGCTGGTGGAGGACCTGCTGCTGCTGGCCCGGCTGGATCGCGAGCGTCCGCTCACGTTGGCCCCGGTGGAGCTGCCGGTGCTGGCCACCGACGCGGTGGAGGCCGCCCGGGCGGTGGCGCCGGGCCGCCGGATCGAGCTGGAGATCGTGTCGGGCTCCGGACCGCTGGTCGTGTACGGTGACGACGCGCGGCTGCGGCAGGTGATCGGCAACCTGATGACGAACGCCCTGAGGCACACCCCGACGGACGCGTCGGTGACCCTGCGGCTGCGGTCCGAGCCCGGGAACCTCGCCGTGGTCGAGGTCGCCGACACCGGCCCCGGGCTGTCGCCGGAGCAGGCGGAGCGGGTCTTCGAGCGCTTCTACCGGGCGGACGCGGCCCGGACTCGCCGGGCCGGCGACAGCACCAGCACCGGCCTCGGACTGGCGATCGTCGCTGCGCTGGTCGCCGCCCATCATGGCACGGTCGAGGTGGACGACACCCCGGGCGGGGGCGCCACATTCCGGGTCCGGCTGCCGCTGGTGCCGGGCGCGGACGGCGACGACGTGTGA
- a CDS encoding response regulator transcription factor yields the protein MAATQTEARLLVVEDDPNILELLSASLRFAGFDVTTATSGSAALNAAKDYRPDLVVLDVMLPDLDGFEVIRMMREGGTRTPVVFLTARDATDDKIRGLTLGGDDYVTKPFSLEELTARIRAVLRRTSTGEQAPSRLTFADLELDEETHEVYRAGQRVQLSPTEFKLLRYLMLNANRVLSKAQILDHVWNYDFRGDDNIVESYISYLRRKVDTTQPRLIHTLRGVGYVLRKPAA from the coding sequence ATGGCCGCTACCCAGACCGAGGCGCGACTCCTCGTCGTCGAGGACGATCCGAACATCCTCGAGCTGCTCTCCGCGAGCCTGCGGTTCGCGGGCTTCGACGTGACGACCGCCACCAGCGGCAGCGCCGCGCTGAACGCCGCGAAGGACTATCGCCCCGATCTGGTCGTGCTCGACGTGATGCTGCCCGACCTGGACGGCTTCGAGGTCATCCGGATGATGCGCGAGGGGGGTACCCGGACGCCGGTGGTCTTCCTGACCGCCCGGGACGCCACCGACGACAAGATCCGTGGACTCACCCTCGGCGGCGACGACTACGTCACCAAGCCGTTCAGCCTGGAGGAGCTGACCGCGCGGATCCGGGCGGTGCTGCGCCGCACCAGCACCGGCGAGCAGGCCCCGTCCCGGCTCACCTTCGCCGACCTGGAGCTGGACGAGGAGACCCACGAGGTGTACCGGGCGGGTCAGCGGGTGCAGCTGTCGCCGACCGAGTTCAAGCTGCTGCGCTACCTCATGCTCAACGCCAACCGGGTGCTGTCCAAGGCGCAGATCCTCGACCACGTGTGGAACTACGACTTCCGGGGCGACGACAACATCGTCGAGTCGTACATCTCGTATCTTCGGCGCAAGGTCGACACCACCCAGCCCCGGCTGATCCACACCCTGCGCGGGGTCGGGTACGTGCTACGCAAGCCGGCGGCGTGA
- a CDS encoding lysophospholipid acyltransferase family protein has product MIAAGYDLWRPTSGCGPTCLPVPDEVPAVSTARRLGRTTTGLGMLLGGAILALLLPVLPARERQVAIRGWARATARALGVRLLVRGRLPRRRALLVANHASWLDILAVLAVSPAPIVAKSEVRAWPLIGQLASAAGTVFVDRSRPRDLPRTVARLAGVLRSGRPVAVFPEGTTWCGDAADCRPGGGFRPAMFQAAVDAGAPVVPLRIGYRCAVTDATTTAAGFLGDETLWQSVRRVLAARDLEVSVTIMGALHPTADADRRILARAAESAVHLVPARVSSPARLRPLPRRPVLVERELDLAA; this is encoded by the coding sequence GTGATCGCCGCCGGCTACGACCTCTGGCGGCCGACCTCGGGGTGCGGCCCGACCTGCCTGCCGGTGCCGGACGAGGTGCCGGCGGTCTCCACCGCCAGGCGGCTGGGCCGGACGACGACCGGGCTCGGGATGCTGCTCGGCGGGGCCATTCTTGCGTTGCTTCTTCCGGTGCTGCCGGCGCGCGAGCGGCAGGTCGCGATCCGGGGCTGGGCCCGGGCCACCGCGCGGGCGCTGGGCGTGCGTCTGCTCGTCCGGGGCCGGCTGCCCCGGCGGCGTGCCCTGCTGGTCGCCAACCACGCGTCGTGGCTGGACATCCTGGCGGTGCTGGCGGTGTCCCCGGCCCCGATCGTGGCCAAGAGCGAGGTCCGGGCCTGGCCGCTGATCGGGCAGCTCGCCAGCGCCGCCGGGACGGTCTTCGTGGACCGGTCGCGTCCCCGGGATCTGCCCCGCACGGTGGCCCGGCTGGCCGGCGTGCTGCGCTCCGGCCGGCCCGTCGCCGTCTTCCCGGAGGGCACCACCTGGTGCGGTGACGCAGCGGACTGCCGGCCGGGTGGTGGCTTCCGGCCGGCGATGTTCCAGGCCGCGGTCGACGCGGGCGCACCGGTGGTGCCACTGCGGATCGGCTACCGGTGCGCCGTCACCGACGCCACCACCACCGCGGCGGGGTTCCTCGGCGACGAGACCCTGTGGCAGTCGGTACGGCGGGTGCTCGCTGCTCGCGACCTCGAGGTGTCGGTGACGATCATGGGCGCCCTGCACCCGACGGCCGACGCCGACCGGCGGATACTGGCGCGGGCCGCCGAGTCGGCGGTGCACCTGGTGCCGGCCCGGGTGTCGAGTCCAGCCCGGCTGCGCCCGCTGCCCCGGCGCCCGGTGCTGGTGGAGCGGGAGCTCGACCTGGCCGCGTGA
- a CDS encoding GNAT family N-acyltransferase, which translates to MAVLPAAGVPLTTSGYTLLIADDPTQVSAAQRLRHEVFATELGATLRPGGAGLDVDDFDRYCDHLLVRQETTGEVVGTYRLLPPGRADRRYAEDEFDLAALDPLRDNLVEAGRSCVHPDHRSGAVINLMWAGITRYLHLRGSRWLGGCASVPVADGGRAVAEVWALAQAKHLAPPPLRVSPLRPWFAEPGVSAAGAVGGAAGRALIPPLLRGYLRLGAWVCGEPAYDPDFGVADFYMLFSLDRMNPRYLRHFLGGAEQ; encoded by the coding sequence ATGGCCGTTCTGCCCGCCGCTGGCGTACCCCTCACGACCAGCGGATACACGCTGCTGATCGCCGATGACCCGACCCAGGTCTCGGCCGCGCAACGACTGCGTCACGAGGTGTTCGCCACCGAGTTGGGCGCCACCCTGCGCCCCGGCGGTGCAGGCCTCGACGTCGACGACTTCGACCGGTACTGCGACCACCTGCTCGTGCGGCAGGAGACCACCGGCGAGGTCGTCGGCACGTACCGACTGCTGCCACCCGGGCGCGCCGACCGCCGGTACGCCGAGGACGAGTTCGACCTTGCCGCCCTCGACCCGCTGCGGGACAACCTGGTCGAGGCCGGCCGGTCCTGCGTGCATCCGGACCACCGCTCCGGCGCGGTGATCAACCTGATGTGGGCCGGGATCACCCGCTACCTGCACCTGCGTGGCTCCCGCTGGCTCGGCGGCTGTGCCTCGGTGCCGGTGGCCGACGGCGGACGCGCCGTCGCCGAGGTGTGGGCGCTCGCCCAGGCGAAGCACCTGGCTCCACCGCCGCTGCGGGTCAGCCCGCTGCGGCCCTGGTTCGCCGAGCCTGGTGTGTCGGCCGCGGGCGCGGTCGGCGGAGCGGCGGGCCGGGCACTGATCCCGCCGCTGCTCCGCGGCTACCTGCGCCTCGGCGCGTGGGTGTGCGGCGAGCCGGCGTACGACCCGGACTTCGGCGTCGCCGATTTCTACATGCTCTTCTCCCTGGATCGGATGAACCCGCGCTACCTGCGGCACTTCCTGGGCGGGGCGGAGCAGTGA
- a CDS encoding ATP-binding cassette domain-containing protein: MSDGQRSPTDGQIVVSGLTKIYRNVRAVDNLSFTIEPGRVTGFLGPNGAGKTTTLRMLLNLVTPTGGQATIGGHRYADLTDPLRHVGAVLEASSAHKGRTGINHLRVICAAAGLPASRAEEALALVGLTPAAKRKFKGYSLGMKQRLGIAAAMLGDPRVLILDEPANGLDPEGIRWMRGFLKNLAAEGRTVLVSSHLLSEMQLLADDVVIIAAGRLVRQGPVDQVIGSMAQGVRVRVRTPQADALTTALKGASATVDVGDDGDLLIGGVDAPTVGKAALAAGVELHELTTERPDLEGVFLELTAGKAGIR, encoded by the coding sequence ATGTCTGACGGGCAGCGAAGCCCCACCGACGGCCAGATCGTGGTGTCCGGCCTGACCAAGATCTACCGCAACGTCCGCGCGGTCGACAACCTGTCGTTCACGATCGAGCCGGGCCGGGTCACCGGCTTCCTCGGCCCGAACGGCGCCGGCAAGACGACCACGCTCCGCATGCTGCTGAACCTGGTCACCCCGACCGGTGGACAGGCGACCATCGGTGGGCACCGGTACGCCGACCTGACGGACCCGCTGCGGCACGTGGGCGCGGTGCTGGAGGCGTCCAGCGCGCACAAGGGCCGCACCGGGATCAACCACCTGCGGGTGATCTGCGCGGCGGCCGGCCTGCCGGCATCGCGCGCCGAGGAGGCGCTGGCGCTGGTCGGGCTGACGCCGGCCGCAAAGCGGAAGTTCAAGGGCTACTCGCTGGGCATGAAGCAGCGCCTGGGCATCGCCGCCGCGATGCTCGGCGACCCGCGGGTGCTGATCCTGGACGAGCCGGCGAACGGGCTCGACCCGGAGGGCATCCGGTGGATGCGTGGGTTCCTCAAGAACCTGGCCGCCGAGGGGCGCACGGTCCTGGTCTCCAGCCACCTGCTGTCCGAGATGCAACTCCTCGCCGACGACGTGGTGATCATCGCCGCCGGCCGGCTGGTCCGCCAGGGACCGGTGGACCAGGTGATCGGCTCGATGGCGCAGGGTGTCCGGGTGCGGGTCCGCACCCCGCAGGCCGACGCGCTCACGACCGCGTTGAAGGGCGCCTCGGCCACGGTGGACGTCGGCGATGACGGCGACCTGCTGATCGGCGGCGTGGACGCGCCGACGGTCGGCAAGGCAGCCCTCGCCGCCGGCGTCGAGCTGCACGAACTCACCACGGAACGCCCCGACCTGGAGGGTGTCTTCCTGGAGCTGACGGCCGGAAAGGCAGGCATCCGATGA
- a CDS encoding ABC transporter permease subunit, with protein MNLVRAELLKVRSTSIWWILTLTYLPLWGLALFFNYLQTDGLANGDFGEAPENQADVVAAASQPDNLAANLYTNGQFFGLLMVMLLGILVVTNEFFHQTVTTTFLTTPHRSAVMLAKLAATALLGLVFWLLTTSANLLAGSAVLEAVGVGARYGGAVWEAVGLNALAYLLWAILGVGIGVLIRSQVGATVTGILLYLGGTIGAVIVISTLAASFGDWINNVQLLVPSLASSLMVTGGDFPGNPPRWAGAAVLVGYAVVAGVVGTLTLRRRDIS; from the coding sequence ATGAACCTCGTCCGAGCCGAACTACTCAAGGTCCGCAGCACCAGCATCTGGTGGATCCTGACCCTGACCTATCTGCCGCTCTGGGGCTTGGCCCTGTTCTTCAACTATCTCCAGACCGACGGGCTGGCCAACGGCGACTTCGGCGAGGCGCCAGAGAATCAGGCCGACGTGGTGGCGGCAGCCTCCCAGCCGGACAACCTGGCCGCGAACCTCTACACCAACGGGCAGTTCTTCGGCCTGCTGATGGTGATGCTGCTCGGCATCCTCGTGGTGACCAACGAGTTCTTCCACCAGACCGTCACCACCACGTTCCTCACCACCCCGCACCGGAGCGCCGTCATGCTGGCCAAGCTGGCCGCCACGGCCCTGCTGGGGCTGGTCTTCTGGCTGCTCACGACCAGCGCGAACCTGCTGGCCGGCTCGGCGGTGCTGGAGGCTGTCGGGGTGGGCGCGCGGTACGGCGGCGCCGTCTGGGAGGCTGTCGGGCTCAACGCGCTGGCGTACCTGCTCTGGGCGATCCTCGGCGTCGGCATCGGTGTGCTGATCCGCAGCCAGGTCGGCGCCACCGTCACCGGCATCCTGCTCTACCTGGGCGGCACGATCGGGGCGGTCATCGTCATCAGCACGCTGGCCGCCAGCTTCGGCGACTGGATCAACAACGTTCAGCTCCTGGTTCCGTCCCTCGCCTCCAGCCTGATGGTCACCGGGGGCGACTTCCCGGGCAATCCGCCGCGGTGGGCGGGCGCCGCGGTGCTGGTCGGCTACGCGGTGGTGGCCGGCGTGGTCGGCACGCTGACGCTGCGCCGACGGGACATCTCCTGA
- a CDS encoding multifunctional oxoglutarate decarboxylase/oxoglutarate dehydrogenase thiamine pyrophosphate-binding subunit/dihydrolipoyllysine-residue succinyltransferase subunit has protein sequence MSTQQTSQENPLAGFGPNEWIVEEMYQRYLTDPTSVDPAWHDFFADYRPGPVVAGAPTAEPAAPKPAAPEEAGRPGAAAAKPPERTAEVKPAPAKAPAAKAPAKPAPATAPAKPAPATAPAKPAPATAPAKPAAAPTMAGPQTTPLRGVAAKIVQNMDASLSVPTATSVRAVPAKLLVDNRIVINNHLARGRGGKVSFTHLIGYALVRALVAHPEMNNSYAEVDGKPALIRPEHVNLGIAIDLTKPDGSRNLVVPSIKACEQMDFRQFWQAYEDVVRRARRNELTMDDYVGTTISLTNPGGIGTVHSMPRLMTGQSAIVGVGAMEYPAPYQGMSEATLAELAVSKVITLTSTYDHRIIQGAQSGEFLKVMHELLLGEHGFYDQIFTSLRIPYEPVRWMRDVAINNEGQINKTARVHELIHAYRVRGHLMADTDPLEFKIRKHPDLDVLQHGLTLWDLDREFPVNGFAGKQRMKLREILGVLRDSYCRRVGIEYMHIQDPEERRWIQERIERKYEKPSVDEQKHVLNRLNAAEAFETFLQTKYVGQKRFSLEGGESLIPLLGEVLESSAEGGLDEVVIGMAHRGRLNVLANIVGKPYEKIFSEFEGHLDPRSTQGSGDVKYHLGQNGKFTTPDGAHAVKVSVVANPSHLEAVDPVLEGIVRAKQDRIDLKLEGYTVLPLAVHGDAAFAGQGVVAETLNLSQLRGYRTGGTVHVVVNNQVGFTTAPEYSRSSLYSTDVARMIQAPIFHVNGDDPEAVVRVARLAFEYRQAFNKDVVIDMVCYRRRGHNEGDDPSMSNPQMYKIIDSKRSVRKLYTEELIGRGDITVEDAEELLRDYQAQLERVFKATRDAATTPRRLSRPKREAEPEPQVDTATDVSVIRAIGDAHVNLPEGFTPHKRIQQLLDRRAKMSVEGNIDWGFGEVIAFGSLLHDGVTVRLAGQDSRRGTFVQRHASVVAETGDDYLPLKSLTVGGDRSRFFVHDSLLSEYAAMGFEYGYSVENIDALVCWEAQFGDFVNGAQLVIDEFISSGEVKWGQRSAVTLLLPHGHEGQGPDHTSGRPERFLQLCAEDNMRVAIPTTPASYFHLLRRQALSPKRKPLVVFTPKSLLRHRLCISKVEDFTTGTFQPVLPDGGAPAPEQVKRVLLCSGKVYYDLFQARQERGVTDTAIVRVEQLYPIPVEEIRAALAAYPNAEDFAWVQEEPANQGAWSFVALNMLEHLDGVRLRRISRPAAAAPAVGSAKMHDVEQSALIEAALPRP, from the coding sequence GTGTCGACCCAGCAGACTTCGCAGGAGAACCCACTGGCGGGTTTCGGCCCGAACGAGTGGATCGTCGAGGAGATGTACCAGCGGTACCTCACCGACCCCACCAGTGTCGACCCGGCCTGGCACGACTTCTTCGCCGACTACCGGCCCGGGCCGGTAGTCGCCGGTGCGCCCACCGCCGAACCGGCCGCACCGAAGCCCGCCGCACCCGAGGAGGCCGGTCGACCGGGGGCCGCCGCCGCGAAGCCACCGGAGCGGACGGCCGAGGTAAAGCCGGCCCCGGCAAAGGCCCCCGCGGCCAAGGCCCCCGCGAAGCCCGCGCCCGCCACGGCCCCGGCAAAGCCCGCGCCCGCCACGGCCCCGGCAAAGCCGGCGCCCGCCACGGCCCCCGCGAAGCCGGCCGCCGCGCCGACCATGGCCGGCCCGCAGACCACGCCGCTGCGCGGCGTCGCCGCCAAGATCGTTCAGAACATGGACGCGTCACTCAGCGTGCCGACGGCGACCAGCGTACGCGCCGTCCCGGCGAAACTGCTGGTGGACAACCGCATCGTGATCAACAATCACCTCGCCCGCGGACGGGGCGGCAAGGTCAGCTTCACCCACCTGATCGGGTACGCGCTGGTCCGGGCGCTGGTCGCGCACCCGGAGATGAACAACTCGTACGCCGAGGTCGACGGCAAGCCGGCGCTGATCCGCCCGGAGCACGTCAACCTGGGCATCGCGATCGACCTGACCAAGCCGGACGGCAGCCGCAACCTGGTGGTTCCGTCCATCAAGGCCTGCGAGCAGATGGACTTCCGACAGTTCTGGCAGGCATACGAGGACGTGGTCCGGCGGGCTCGGCGCAACGAGCTGACCATGGACGACTACGTCGGCACCACCATCTCGCTGACCAACCCGGGCGGCATCGGTACCGTGCACTCGATGCCCCGGCTGATGACCGGCCAGAGCGCGATCGTCGGCGTCGGCGCGATGGAGTACCCGGCGCCGTACCAGGGCATGAGCGAGGCCACCCTGGCCGAGCTGGCGGTCAGCAAGGTCATCACCCTGACCAGCACCTACGACCACCGGATCATCCAGGGCGCGCAGTCCGGCGAGTTCCTGAAGGTGATGCACGAGCTGCTGCTCGGCGAGCACGGCTTCTACGACCAGATCTTCACCTCGCTGCGCATCCCGTACGAGCCGGTGCGGTGGATGCGGGACGTGGCCATCAACAACGAGGGCCAGATCAACAAGACGGCCCGGGTGCACGAGCTGATCCACGCGTACCGGGTGCGCGGTCACCTGATGGCCGACACCGATCCGCTGGAGTTCAAGATCCGCAAACACCCCGATCTGGACGTGCTCCAGCACGGGCTGACGCTGTGGGACCTGGACCGCGAGTTCCCGGTGAACGGTTTCGCCGGCAAGCAGCGGATGAAGCTACGCGAGATCCTCGGCGTGCTGCGCGACTCGTACTGTCGCCGGGTCGGCATCGAGTACATGCACATCCAGGACCCGGAGGAGCGGCGCTGGATCCAGGAGCGGATCGAACGCAAGTACGAGAAGCCCTCGGTCGACGAGCAGAAGCACGTGCTCAACCGGCTCAACGCGGCCGAGGCGTTCGAGACCTTCCTGCAGACCAAGTACGTCGGGCAGAAGCGCTTCTCGCTGGAGGGCGGCGAGTCGCTGATCCCGCTGCTGGGTGAGGTGCTGGAGTCCTCAGCCGAGGGCGGGCTGGACGAGGTCGTCATCGGCATGGCCCACCGCGGCCGGCTCAACGTGCTGGCCAACATCGTGGGCAAGCCGTACGAGAAGATCTTCTCCGAGTTCGAGGGCCACCTGGACCCGCGTTCCACCCAGGGATCCGGCGACGTGAAGTACCACCTCGGCCAGAACGGCAAGTTCACCACCCCGGACGGCGCGCACGCGGTCAAGGTCTCGGTGGTGGCGAACCCGTCGCACCTGGAGGCCGTCGACCCGGTGCTGGAGGGCATCGTCCGGGCCAAGCAGGACCGGATCGACCTGAAGCTGGAGGGCTACACCGTGCTGCCGCTGGCGGTGCACGGTGACGCCGCCTTCGCCGGCCAGGGCGTGGTCGCCGAGACGCTCAACCTGTCCCAACTGCGCGGCTACCGCACCGGCGGCACCGTGCACGTGGTGGTCAACAACCAGGTCGGTTTCACCACCGCCCCGGAGTACAGCCGGTCCAGCCTCTACAGCACCGATGTCGCCCGGATGATCCAGGCGCCGATCTTCCACGTCAACGGCGACGACCCGGAGGCCGTGGTCCGGGTGGCCCGGCTGGCCTTCGAGTACCGGCAGGCGTTCAACAAGGACGTCGTCATCGACATGGTCTGCTACCGGCGACGCGGGCACAACGAGGGCGACGACCCGTCGATGTCCAACCCCCAGATGTACAAGATCATCGACTCGAAACGGTCGGTCCGCAAGCTCTACACCGAAGAGCTGATCGGACGCGGTGACATCACCGTGGAGGACGCGGAGGAGCTGCTGCGCGACTACCAAGCGCAGCTGGAGCGGGTCTTCAAGGCCACCCGCGACGCCGCCACCACGCCCCGCCGGCTCAGCCGCCCCAAGCGGGAGGCCGAGCCGGAGCCGCAGGTGGACACCGCCACCGACGTCTCCGTCATCCGGGCCATCGGGGACGCGCACGTCAACCTGCCGGAGGGCTTCACCCCACACAAGCGGATCCAGCAGCTGCTCGACCGGCGGGCCAAGATGTCCGTCGAGGGCAACATCGACTGGGGCTTCGGCGAGGTCATCGCTTTCGGTTCGCTGCTGCACGACGGGGTGACCGTCCGGCTCGCCGGTCAGGACTCGCGCCGCGGCACCTTCGTGCAGCGGCACGCCTCGGTCGTCGCGGAGACCGGCGACGACTACCTGCCACTGAAGTCGCTCACCGTCGGCGGCGACCGGTCCCGGTTCTTCGTGCACGACTCGCTGTTGTCCGAGTACGCGGCGATGGGCTTCGAGTACGGCTACTCGGTGGAGAACATCGACGCGCTGGTCTGCTGGGAGGCCCAGTTCGGTGACTTCGTCAACGGCGCCCAGTTGGTGATCGACGAGTTCATCTCCTCCGGTGAGGTGAAGTGGGGCCAGCGCTCCGCGGTGACCCTGCTGCTGCCGCACGGCCACGAGGGCCAGGGCCCGGACCACACCTCCGGCCGCCCGGAGCGGTTCCTCCAGCTGTGCGCCGAGGACAACATGCGGGTGGCCATCCCGACCACCCCGGCGAGCTACTTCCACCTGCTGCGCCGCCAGGCCCTGTCGCCGAAGCGGAAGCCGCTGGTGGTGTTCACGCCGAAGTCGCTGCTGCGCCACCGACTCTGCATCTCGAAGGTCGAGGACTTCACCACCGGTACGTTCCAACCGGTGCTGCCCGACGGTGGCGCCCCGGCACCGGAGCAGGTGAAGCGGGTGCTGCTCTGCTCAGGCAAGGTCTACTACGACCTGTTCCAGGCCCGGCAGGAGCGCGGCGTCACCGACACCGCGATCGTCCGGGTCGAGCAGTTGTACCCGATCCCGGTCGAGGAGATCCGGGCCGCCCTCGCGGCGTACCCGAACGCGGAGGACTTCGCCTGGGTGCAGGAGGAACCGGCCAACCAGGGCGCCTGGTCGTTCGTCGCGCTGAACATGCTGGAGCACCTCGACGGGGTCCGGCTGCGTCGCATCTCCCGCCCGGCGGCCGCCGCCCCGGCGGTCGGCTCGGCCAAGATGCACGACGTCGAGCAGAGCGCGCTGATCGAGGCGGCCCTCCCCCGCCCGTAA
- a CDS encoding DUF6104 family protein, with product MYFTDRGIEELVERRGDEQVSIEWLAERLRDFVDLNPEFEAPVERFATYLARLDDEDDE from the coding sequence ATGTACTTCACCGACCGTGGGATCGAGGAACTGGTCGAACGCCGCGGCGACGAGCAGGTCAGCATCGAGTGGCTCGCCGAGCGCCTCCGCGACTTCGTCGACCTGAACCCCGAGTTCGAGGCCCCCGTCGAACGTTTCGCCACCTACCTGGCCCGCCTCGACGACGAGGACGACGAGTAG